The proteins below are encoded in one region of Populus alba chromosome 2, ASM523922v2, whole genome shotgun sequence:
- the LOC118049894 gene encoding uncharacterized protein isoform X1 yields the protein MALMSVLTHGSSLNLPKPAPRCFSPSRRARALVLNHSRSGHKVFFCNRGTSTFRIRRFQSKDSRNYEAAKDTQGDLDIPSDEAVVNQKNEPTSTGSSFLLILAIALGVAAIFTIMSVGLKQSSTGSFFGVQFLAEGSPSPVMAASPIGFTFKAFGYRIILPEYAPGMANCRCVYFWLLMAAGCGLFISEEALNIWVGITLSRMLSLDGTWQSFAGSFSRNAPYIISTVLWVYWGVCISDMIPFYLGKLFKQSGASDDVCSKLGISEEKVLSITSVVQKYGNLAGVVERFSLGARNPTAFLAGTMGVSPECFLTGVCCGGLITLPLQLGIGFLLRERPMFALATVATVVGVWTVFPYVMAASTALFFYLKRRYST from the exons ATGGCATTGATGTCAGTTTTAACACACGGGTCATCCTTAAACCTCCCAAAACCTGCTCCCAGATGCTTCAGTCCAAGTCGACGAGCACGAGCTCTAGTACTGAACCACTCAAGGTCTGGTCACAAAGTTTTCTTTTGTAACAGGGGAACCTCAACTTTCAG GATTAGAAGATTTCAGAGTAAAGATTCGAGAAATTATGAGGCTGCAAAAGATACTCAAGGTGACCTCGATATACCTTCTGATGAGGCAgttgtaaatcaaaaaaatgaaCCAACTTCTACTGGAAGTTCATTTCTCTTGATATTAGCAATCGCGTTGGGTGTCGCCGCAATTTTTACAATCATGTCAGTTGGCCTTAAGCAGTCTAGTACAGGATCTTTCTTTGGAGTTCAATTTCTGGCTGAAGGTTCACCCTCACCAGTCATGGCTGCATCCCCTATTGGTTTTACTTTCAAAGCTTTTGGATACAGAATCATACTTCCTGAATATGCTCCAGG AATGGCAAATTGCAGATGCGTTTACTTTTGGCTGCTCATGGCTGCTGGTTGTGGACTTTTCATCAGTGAAGAGGCTTTAAATATATGG GTAGGCATAACTTTGTCGCGGATGCTGTCTTTGGATGGCACATGGCAATCATTTGCTGGTTCTTTCTCCAGAAATGCTCCATACATTATATCAACAGTTCTATGGGTATACTG GGGGGTATGCATCAGTGATATGATACCGTTCTACCTGGGGAAGCTTTTCAAGCAAAGTGGTGCATCCGATGATGTTTGTTCAAAG TTGGGCATCAGTGAAGAGAAGGTGTTGAGCATTACAAGTGTTGTGCAAAAATATGGCAATCTCGCAGGTGTTG TTGAGCGGTTTTCTCTTGGAGCGCGAAATCCCACAGCTTTCTTGGCGGGGACAATG GGTGTATCTCCAGAGTGCTTTTTAACTGGAGTTTGTTGTGGTGGCTTGATCACACTTCCACTTCAG CTCGGGATTGGATTTCTATTGAGGGAGCGCCCCATGTTTGCCCTTGCCACGGTTGCAACAGTTGTG GGAGTCTGGACTGTGTTTCCATATGTTATGGCTGCTTCAACAGCATTATTCTTTTACCTTAAACGTCGCTATTCTACATAG
- the LOC118049894 gene encoding uncharacterized protein isoform X3: MALMSVLTHGSSLNLPKPAPRCFSPSRRARALVLNHSRSGHKVFFCNRGTSTFRCVYFWLLMAAGCGLFISEEALNIWVGITLSRMLSLDGTWQSFAGSFSRNAPYIISTVLWVYWGVCISDMIPFYLGKLFKQSGASDDVCSKLGISEEKVLSITSVVQKYGNLAGVVERFSLGARNPTAFLAGTMGVSPECFLTGVCCGGLITLPLQLGIGFLLRERPMFALATVATVVGVWTVFPYVMAASTALFFYLKRRYST, translated from the exons ATGGCATTGATGTCAGTTTTAACACACGGGTCATCCTTAAACCTCCCAAAACCTGCTCCCAGATGCTTCAGTCCAAGTCGACGAGCACGAGCTCTAGTACTGAACCACTCAAGGTCTGGTCACAAAGTTTTCTTTTGTAACAGGGGAACCTCAACTTTCAG ATGCGTTTACTTTTGGCTGCTCATGGCTGCTGGTTGTGGACTTTTCATCAGTGAAGAGGCTTTAAATATATGG GTAGGCATAACTTTGTCGCGGATGCTGTCTTTGGATGGCACATGGCAATCATTTGCTGGTTCTTTCTCCAGAAATGCTCCATACATTATATCAACAGTTCTATGGGTATACTG GGGGGTATGCATCAGTGATATGATACCGTTCTACCTGGGGAAGCTTTTCAAGCAAAGTGGTGCATCCGATGATGTTTGTTCAAAG TTGGGCATCAGTGAAGAGAAGGTGTTGAGCATTACAAGTGTTGTGCAAAAATATGGCAATCTCGCAGGTGTTG TTGAGCGGTTTTCTCTTGGAGCGCGAAATCCCACAGCTTTCTTGGCGGGGACAATG GGTGTATCTCCAGAGTGCTTTTTAACTGGAGTTTGTTGTGGTGGCTTGATCACACTTCCACTTCAG CTCGGGATTGGATTTCTATTGAGGGAGCGCCCCATGTTTGCCCTTGCCACGGTTGCAACAGTTGTG GGAGTCTGGACTGTGTTTCCATATGTTATGGCTGCTTCAACAGCATTATTCTTTTACCTTAAACGTCGCTATTCTACATAG
- the LOC118049894 gene encoding uncharacterized protein isoform X2, protein MALMSVLTHGSSLNLPKPAPRCFSPSRRARALVLNHSRSGHKVFFCNRGTSTFRIRRFQSKDSRNYEAAKDTQGDLDIPSDEAVVNQKNEPTSTGSSFLLILAIALGVAAIFTIMSVGLKQSSTGSFFGVQFLAEGSPSPVMAASPIGFTFKAFGYRIILPEYAPGCVYFWLLMAAGCGLFISEEALNIWVGITLSRMLSLDGTWQSFAGSFSRNAPYIISTVLWVYWGVCISDMIPFYLGKLFKQSGASDDVCSKLGISEEKVLSITSVVQKYGNLAGVVERFSLGARNPTAFLAGTMGVSPECFLTGVCCGGLITLPLQLGIGFLLRERPMFALATVATVVGVWTVFPYVMAASTALFFYLKRRYST, encoded by the exons ATGGCATTGATGTCAGTTTTAACACACGGGTCATCCTTAAACCTCCCAAAACCTGCTCCCAGATGCTTCAGTCCAAGTCGACGAGCACGAGCTCTAGTACTGAACCACTCAAGGTCTGGTCACAAAGTTTTCTTTTGTAACAGGGGAACCTCAACTTTCAG GATTAGAAGATTTCAGAGTAAAGATTCGAGAAATTATGAGGCTGCAAAAGATACTCAAGGTGACCTCGATATACCTTCTGATGAGGCAgttgtaaatcaaaaaaatgaaCCAACTTCTACTGGAAGTTCATTTCTCTTGATATTAGCAATCGCGTTGGGTGTCGCCGCAATTTTTACAATCATGTCAGTTGGCCTTAAGCAGTCTAGTACAGGATCTTTCTTTGGAGTTCAATTTCTGGCTGAAGGTTCACCCTCACCAGTCATGGCTGCATCCCCTATTGGTTTTACTTTCAAAGCTTTTGGATACAGAATCATACTTCCTGAATATGCTCCAGG ATGCGTTTACTTTTGGCTGCTCATGGCTGCTGGTTGTGGACTTTTCATCAGTGAAGAGGCTTTAAATATATGG GTAGGCATAACTTTGTCGCGGATGCTGTCTTTGGATGGCACATGGCAATCATTTGCTGGTTCTTTCTCCAGAAATGCTCCATACATTATATCAACAGTTCTATGGGTATACTG GGGGGTATGCATCAGTGATATGATACCGTTCTACCTGGGGAAGCTTTTCAAGCAAAGTGGTGCATCCGATGATGTTTGTTCAAAG TTGGGCATCAGTGAAGAGAAGGTGTTGAGCATTACAAGTGTTGTGCAAAAATATGGCAATCTCGCAGGTGTTG TTGAGCGGTTTTCTCTTGGAGCGCGAAATCCCACAGCTTTCTTGGCGGGGACAATG GGTGTATCTCCAGAGTGCTTTTTAACTGGAGTTTGTTGTGGTGGCTTGATCACACTTCCACTTCAG CTCGGGATTGGATTTCTATTGAGGGAGCGCCCCATGTTTGCCCTTGCCACGGTTGCAACAGTTGTG GGAGTCTGGACTGTGTTTCCATATGTTATGGCTGCTTCAACAGCATTATTCTTTTACCTTAAACGTCGCTATTCTACATAG